The following coding sequences lie in one Trichoderma breve strain T069 chromosome 1, whole genome shotgun sequence genomic window:
- a CDS encoding fungal specific transcription factor domain-containing protein — MTAPLSQPTVAVVAKDAATIRKRRRRAPAGGAADDCFTCSKRNVKCDRRRPYCSQCLEIGNECSGYKTQLTWGVGVASRGKLRGLSLPIAKAPPVTREPKKSPVSRARAQSSAAALSTKLARSPIDIPSTTHTASTPSTPAYQVPAYDYMSISHHGHTPSMSQSSWGSVGYSPSLVHSPDGTPRYARFPLHLSTDALSSSCESVGSEVDYLSPLSQSYAREEIPFSHSPTVMYEGYPTQHSSPIAQSPPTVLVLDHCRAPTSYPGLVYAPSETHPALAHHMDPFESHLGHKLMRGCESLSVPEVDAGGGSTPRIARKALPLPRRHSSGQVQWFGQAGAKTDLLAKMPFFMDYFKITMAPSMVFIDGPHNPFREHVLRLAVHNPSVQHAICALSACNLRMKRRLSLGYGTNELLATLMAEKQASETNSGTEMEDKSLSEEIQHRNLAVHLLNRQLSDPVKSCHDSALATILLLCHYRMVESGIAKFHTQFAGVRKILAMRKSRDSTPSKESSWMETLFTYFDAISASINEREAQLAPGFEGVSPDVQNLPSGSENMIGCDRNLFKTIGKLGRLNLLSQHRPVQSMSKSEEPQQEDCADKEAKSPPRFDGNGFGTKLDDDEILANAMYSSVSFDERQYVFWTEWKAARQELQDWQFDASSVAMSLPGSPTTGQLRDLGAVSEAFRYAALLYSERLANPHGPSTHSNFQNLVSQVVHHATSLETSSAAEKFLLWPLFVAGSECIVESQQTIIRDKCRGIMGRSGYMNNLAALGVLEKLWSGEIKSEAKLRYYNAMGTGRGPFNWTKCLGGPGAGVEWIMF, encoded by the exons atgacTGCTCCGTTATCCCAACCTACCGTGGCTGTAGTTGCCAAAGACGCCGCCACCATCCGCAAGCGCAGAAGACGTGCCCCCGCTGGTGGTGCCGCGGACGACTGCTTCACATGCTCTAAGCGCAATGTCAAATGCGATCGCCGCCGACCTTACTGCTCTCAATGCCTCGAGATCGGCAACGAATGCTCTGGCTACAAGACACAGCTGACCTGGGGCGTCGGTGTTGCAAGCCGTGGCAAGCTTCGCGGACTGTCTTTGCCCATTGCAAAGGCACCTCCGGTCACTCGTGAGCCCAAGAAGTCGCCTGTCTCGCGGGCAAGGGCCCAATCGAGCGCCGCTGCTCTTTCGACAAAATTGGCTCGAAGTCCCATCGACATCCCTTCAACAACACACACGGCTTCGACGCCGAGCACGCCCGCATACCAAGTTCCCGCGTACGACTACATGTCCATCTCACACCACGGTCACACCCCGTCAATGTCACAGAGCAGCTGGGGCAGTGTTGGATATTCTCCTAGTCTTGTGCACTCGCCGGATGGAACACCAAGATATGCTAGATTTCCTCTGCATCTCAGCACCGATGCGCTCTCTTCCTCGTGCGAATCGGTTGGCAGCGAAGTGGACTATCTTTCTCCCCTGAGCCAATCATACGCTCGCGAGGAGATCCCCTTCAGCCATAGCCCGACTGTCATGTATGAAGGATATCCTACTCAGCACAGCTCCCCCATTGCGCAAAGCCCCCCAACCGTGCTGGTTCTTGACCACTGCCGCGCCCCTACCTCTTATCCAGGGCTGGTCTATGCCCCCTCAGAGACTCATCCTGCCCTCGCTCACCACATGGATCCTTTTGAGTCGCACCTTGGCCACAAACTTATGCGGGGTTGTGAAAGCCTCA GTGTTCCTGAAGTCGATGCCGGCGGTGGCTCCACTCCACGAATTGCACGAAAAGCTTTACCACTGCCTAGACGCCACAGCAGTGGCCAGGTGCAATGGTTTGGACAAGCTGGCGCCAAGACGGATctgttggccaagatgccgtTTTTTATGGATTACTTCAAGATTACCATGGCCCCATCTATGGTCTTCATAGATGGCCCCCACAACCCTTTCAGAGAGCACGTCCTACGCCTGGCAGTGCATAACCCGAGCGTGCAGCACGCCATCTGTGCTTTATCAGCCTGCAATCTGCgaatgaagaggagattgagctTGGGATACGGCACAAACGAGCTGCTTGCAACTCTAATGGCGGAGAAACAGGCTTCCGAGACCAACTCGGGCACAGAGATGGAAGACAAATCACTCTCCGAAGAGATACAGCATCGCAATCTTGCAGTACATCTTTTGAACCGACAACTTAGCGATCCAGTGAAGTCGTGCCATGATTCGGCGCTCGCAACAATCCTCCTTCTGTGTCATTATCGAATGGTTGAATCTGGCATTGCAAAGTTTCATACGCAGTTTGCAGGTGTACGCAAGATTCTAGCCATGAGAAAATCCAGAGACTCAACCCCATCCAAAGAGTCTTCATGGATGGAGACTCTATTTACCTACTTTGACGCTATTTCGGCCAGTATCAATGAGCGAGAAGCACAGCTGGCTCCCGGGTTCGAGGGCGTTTCTCCTGATGTGCAGAACCTACCTAGTGGGTCTGAAAATATGATTGGATGCGATCGGAATCTCTTCAAGACGATTGGCAAACTGGGCCGCCTGAATCTCTTATCCCAACATCGACCTGTACAAAGCATGAGCAAGTCAGAAGAACCACAGCAAGAAGATTGCGCAGACAAGGAAGCCAAATCGCCTCCACGATTTGATGGAAATGGTTTTGGCACAaagctcgacgacgacgagataCTCGCGAATGCGATGTACTCTTCGGTGTCCTTTGACGAGCGGCAATATGTCTTTTGGACAGAGTGGAAGGCTGCACGGCAAGAACTTCAAGACTGGCAGTTTGACGCTTCTTCGGTGGCTATGTCACTACCTGGCTCACCTACCACAGGCCAGCTGCGCGATTTGGGAGCTGTTTCTGAGGCATTTCGATATGCCGCTCTGCTCTACTCCGAGCGGCTAGCAAACCCACATGGCCCATCCACACACAGCAACTTCCAGAACCTGGTCAGCCAGGTTGTACATCACGCAACAAGCCTAGAGACCAGTAGCGCGGCTGAAAAGTTCTTACTATGGCCCCTGTTCGTGGCTGGGTCGGAATGCATCGTGGAGTCACAACAAACCATCATACGCGATAAGTGTCGTGGCATCATGGGTCGATCCGGCTACATGAACAACCTAGCAGCTCTTGGTGTGCTAGAGAAGCTGTGGTCTGGAGAGATCAAGAGTGAGGCGAAGCTTCGCTACTACAACGCTATGGGAACTGGCAGAGGTCCCTTCAACTGGACCAAGTGTCTCGGCGGGCCAGGCGCCGGGGTTGAGTGGATCATGTTCTAA
- a CDS encoding eukaryotic aspartyl protease domain-containing protein, giving the protein MRSTLYALAAWPLAAQALDFIDSYTSEQNGIMRYTLTTTKGARSKHLHRRQDSADLQAQQTGYFYSIQLEIGTPPQAVSVNFDTGSSELWVNPVCSKATDPTFCETFGRFSNSTTFVDAKEPGGIKYGTGFVDFNYGYDYVQLGSLRINQQVFGVATDSEFASVGILGAGPDLSGWKSPYPFVIDNLATQGFIKSRAFSLDIRGLDSDRGSVTYGGIDVKKFSGPLAKRPIIPAASSPDGYTRYWVYMDGMSITKEDGSNVEVFDKPNGQPVLLDSGYTVSTLPGPLFEKILTAFPSARLETTSGDYIVDCDIIDTPGRVNFKFGDVVVDVEYKDFIWQQPDLGICKLGVSQDDDFPVLGDTFLRAAYVVFDWDNQNIHIAANEDCGTELIPIGSGPDAVPASAIGQCASSVNQTTSAAQTTTSAAATTSKVATTSAVTTSAATTSGVPLSTGPAGSGRPTSSHHFGNGTVIYSVPSLSTTATADLSTTAAAGAGTTAAPTYTSTFTTTNVYTITSCPPSVTNCPVGHVTTEVVELYTTWCPIENGSGSPTSPPKTAPPEITATYTLPNTYTCKGGQNSCSEPQTTPHVIVVTPIVTQTTPVAIPSCTTCAAVVPTPSGIASTPVSTTAVPPATAPAATNSSPAQSAYYPPPPPQHAVSTPVVVSPVVTPAPVPVPTGGLTTVITPGSSGAVPSQPAQSGLPPVPAGAAGFRAPAMVALFGGAVAALLL; this is encoded by the exons ATGCGTTCCACTCTTTATGCGCTCGCGGCGTGGCCGCTTGCGGCTCAAGCCCTCGACTTCATCGACAGCTACACATCCGAGCAAAATGGAATTATGCGATATACTCTTACCACCACCAAGGGTGCCCGTTCGAAGCACCTGCACAGGCGCCAGGATAGCGCCGATTTGCAAGCCCAACAAACTGGCTATTTTTACAGCATTCAACTCGAAATTGGTACACCACCGCAGGCAGTGAGCGTCAATTTCGATACTGGTTCTTCCGAGCTCTGGGTCAACCCCGTGTGTAGCAAGGCTACAGACCCGACCTTTTGCGAAACCTTTGGCCGATTTTCAAACTCCACAACATTTGTCGACGCCAAGGAACCGGGAGGTATCAAATATGGTACGGGCTTTGTTGATTTCAACTATGGCTACGATTACGTCCAGCTCGGCT CATTGAGAATTAACCAGCAGGTTTTCGGTGTTGCCACTGACAGCGAGTTTGCTTCCGTTGGTATTCTCGGTGCTGGCCCTGATCTGAGTGGCTGGAAGAGCCCTTACCCCTTTGTCATTGACAACTTGGCCACGCAGGGTTTCATCAAGAGCAGGGCTTTCAGTCTTGATATCCGAGGCCTTGACAGTGACCGAGGCTCTGTCACCTATGGCGGAATTGACGTCAAGAAGTTTTCTGGACCCCTCGCCAAGCGACCCATCATCcccgccgcctcctctccCGACGGCTACACTCGTTACTGGGTTTACATGGATGGTATGAGCATCACCAAGGAGGACGGATCCAATGTTGAGGTCTTCGACAAGCCTAACGGCCAGCCGGTGCTCCTCGACAGCGGCTACACCGTCAGCACCCTTCCCGGTCCTCTTTTCGAGAAGATCCTCACGGCCTTCCCTTCTGCCCGTCTGGAGACTACCTCTGGCGACTACATTGTTGACTGCGATATCATCGACACCCCCGGCCGTGTCAACTTCAAGTTTGgtgacgtcgtcgtcgacgtcgaGTACAAGGACTTCATCTGGCAGCAACCTGATCTGGGCATCTGCAAGCTTGGTGTTTCTCAGGACGATGACTTCCCTGTTCTCGGTGACACCTTCCTGAGGGCTGCTTATGTCGTCTTTGACTGGGATAACCAGAACATTCACATTGCAGCCAACGAGGACTGCGGCACTGAGCTGATCCCCATCGGCTCTGGACCCGACGCTGTCCCGGCTTCTGCCATCGGCCAGTGTGCTTCCTCTGTTAACCAAACCACCTCTGCTGCCCAGACGACCACCTCTGCCGCCGCTACGACGTCCAAGGTGGCCACCACTTCTGCTGTCACGACctctgccgccaccacctccgGCGTGCCGCTGTCCACTGGCCCTGCTGGTAGCGGACGTCCCACGTCTTCTCACCACTTTGGCAATGGCACTGTTATCTACTCCGTCCCCAGCCTCAGCACCACCGCTACCGCTGACCTGAGCACtaccgctgctgctggtgccggtACCACTGCCGCTCCCACTTACACCTCGACCTTCACCACGACAAACGTGTACACCATCACCTCGTGCCCGCCCTCTGTCACCAACTGCCCCGTTGGCCACGTCACGACTGAGGTGGTTGAGCTCTACACGACCTGGTGCCCCATTGAGAACGGCAGCGGCAGTCCCACGTCTCCTCCCAAGACGGCCCCTCCCGAGATCACTGCTACTTACACGCTGCCCAACACCTACACCTGCAAGGGGGGGCAGAACAGCTGCTCCGAGCCCCAAACGACACCTCACGTCATTGTTGTCACTCCCATTGTCACCCAGACGACCCCCGTTGCGATCCCCTCTTGCACCACGTGTGCTGCTGTGGTCCCCACCCCCTCCGGCATTGCTTCGACTCCTGTCTCGACCACTGCAGTTCCACCAGCGACTGCCCCTGCCGCTACCAACAGCAGCCCGGCTCAGTCTGCCTACTAcccgcctccgcctccgcagCACGCTGTCTCTACTCCGGTTGTCGTTTCTCCCGTCGTCACTCCGGCTCCCGTTCCCGTTCCTACCGGTGGTTTGACGACCGTCATCACCCCTGGCAGCTCGGGCGCTGTTCCTTCCCAGCCTGCCCAATCTGGTCTACCTCCTGTCCCGGCTGGAGCCGCTGGATTCCGCGCTCCTGCCATGGTGGCTCTGTTCGGCGGAGCCGTGGCCGCTCTTTTGTTGTAA
- a CDS encoding short chain dehydrogenase domain-containing protein, protein MFWGRFSPERDIPSQEGKVIVVTGGNAGIGKETILQLCKHSPKKVFLATRNEAKAKEAIASINSTLSKPADIEFVKLNLSNLASAAAAAEDIARSIDRIDLLFLNAGIMNQPPGKTDDGLDLQLGTNHVGHFLFTKKLLPVLKQTVTKYNPDVRVVSTASNGHTFAPAFETMISTEKLSAQGQWTSYGASKAANILFAAELAKRHPELTSVSLHPGMIQTDLYVTTTSNSFFLRNLLRFFGPILYHDVAYGALTQLWAATVDKSKLQQGGFYVPVGQLESKNKYAVDADMQKRLWDWTEEELKQRGY, encoded by the exons ATGTTTTGGGGTCGGTTTTCTCCCGAAAGAGATATTCCTTCTCAAGAAGGCAAAGTGATTGTGGTTACTGGAGG AAACGCAGGAATCGGAAAAGAGACAATATTACAACTATGCAAGCATTCGCCGAAAAAAGTCTTCCTCGCCACGAGAaacgaggccaaggcgaAAGAAGCTATTGCGTCCATCAACTCAACCCTGTCCAAGCCCGCCGATATTGAGTTTGTGAAACTCAATCTCAGCAACTTGGCatcagctgctgccgctgccgaggACATTGCTCGCAGCATTGATCGGATTGATCTGCTGTTTCTCAATGCCGGAATCATGAACCAGCCGCCCGGCAAAACCGATGACGGACTTGACCTGCAACTCGGCACCAATCATGTCGGCCACTTTCTTTTCACAAAGAAGCTGTTGCCCGTGCTCAAGCAAACCGTCACCAAATACAACCCCGATGTACGCGTTGTGTCTACCGCATCCAACGGACACACATTTGCACCAGCTTTCGAGACCATGATCTCAACCGAAAAGCTGTCGGCGCAAGGCCAATGGACTTCCTATGGCGCATCCAAAGCCGCCAATATCCTTTTCGCTGCTGAACTGGCTAAGCGACACCCCGAACTCACCTCGGTGTCTTTGCATCCTGGTATGATCCAAACTGATCTGTATGTGACAACAACCtcaaacagcttcttcctcagaAAtctcttgcgcttcttcggCCCCATCTTGTACCACGACGTTGCATACGGTGCCTTGACCCAGCTTTGGGCGGCTACCGTGGACAAGAGCAAGCTTCAGCAGGGCGGTTTCTATGTGCCGGTGGGGCAGCTGGAGAGCAAGAACAAGTACGCTGTCGATGCTGATATGCAGAAGAGGCTGTGGGATTGGACCGaggaagagttgaagcagAGGGGTTATTGA
- a CDS encoding glutathione-dependent formaldehyde-activating enzyme domain-containing protein — protein sequence MRYLNADTLTGTMCRKWTSSLIAQFIIVFPDQLKPAFHTQETYDEYESSPGRYRGFCKRCGTSLVWRSADDSSTVDVFLGTVDERWLVHEDGGKVGQELARPNGTQFWMENAIPGVTDLLKGGKEFLREGEDGWERKRE from the coding sequence ATGCGCTATCTGAATGCTGACACTTTGACAGGTACAATGTGTCGCAAGTGGACATCATCACTCATTGCGCAATTCATCATTGTATTCCCCGACCAGCTCAAGCCAGCTTTCCACACCCAGGAAACATACGACGAATATGAATCATCACCTGGCCGGTACAGAGGATTCTGCAAGCGTTGCGGAACTTCGTTGGTTTGGCGGTCTGCAGATGATAGCAGCACCGTCGATGTTTTCCTAGGGACAGTGGATGAAAGGTGGCTTGTgcatgaagatggtggcaagGTTGGACAAGAGCTGGCCAGGCCCAATGGAACACAGTTTTGGATGGAGAATGCAATTCCAGGGGTGACTGATCTGCTAAAAGGAGGGAAAGAGTTTCTCAGAGAAGGTGAAGACGGatgggagaggaaaagagaatag
- a CDS encoding fungal specific transcription factor domain-containing protein — protein sequence MSDSSSLSPEPHLSNKQPVRRASKACLACRARKVRCDVTIRSPCGNCQWNGQQCVTHARRARRRRRKPVPTAAPTESGASKELELKDGACNLLEEFAIDSLEAPISMEDLELLKADIDSDKSPQSLLSDDVDAFDLPKYVRPLTSLPPDDMEYLHSEGALDLPDSTLQNALLRAFFEYVHPYVPTLDLDAFLHSIETHDGSAGQVSLLLLQAVLAAGTAHVGLDHLRNGGYQTRKQARTAFMKRVRLLYKYNCELDQMVLTQSLLLITSWQDASDEHGKTWFWIDAAVSHAFAAGLHLEPSVNKPNLSKRKQRLRRRVWWCCFIRDRLLSLGMKRLPRIKDGDFHVSMLEEADFQPEQIRSDDDHAKFEAMCVYVKSRKKRAELARMCVAQATLCRSMSFLSSSMYVAPHDNFSNFSEARKMTPDGEQKFTTYIRDLLEWRDGLPESVSYRPISSNDIGKDGNTSISMDRAVLHMIYNTAVLCLYRSRFMVLLNEPTASTMEKEMCKIYMQHSAKRIEEISKNIYDHGLDRLLPSMAANIAVSTASVYLLELKGHLQGCATEQSYRQSRKLMQSMHDIYAGADLSRESIEWDKEDSSEEAPEMAEDYLMADQDWLKDLEAATCWLVAEPFRADSFLQHPGEGLDVFNEFFVC from the exons ATGTCCGACAGCAGCTCTCTTAGCCCGGAGCCGCATCTGTCCAACAAGCAGCCGGTGCGAAGGGCTAGCAAGGCCTGTCTGGCATGCCGGGCTAGAAAGGTCAGATGCGACGTGACAATAAGATCTCCGTGCGGTAATTGTCAGTGGAATGGACAGCAGTGTGTTACACATGCTCGACGTGCCAGAAG acggagaagaaaacCTGTTCCTACTGCAGCCCCTACCGAATCGGGTGCTTCAAAGGAGCTTGAATTGAAAGATGGAGCATGCAACCTGCTCGAGGAGTTTGCCATTGACTCCTTGGAGGCACCTATTTCCATGGAAGACTTGGAGCTCTTAAAAGCAGATATTGATTCAGACAAGTCTCCACAGAGTCTATTGTcggatgatgtcgatgccttTGATCTGCCAAAATATGTCAGGCCCCTGACCAGCCTGCCTCCAGACGACATGGAGTATCTGCATTCCGAGGGCGCCTTAGATCTGCCCGATAGCACTCTACAGAACGCTCTCCTTCGTGCATTCTTTGAATACGTGCACCCATATGTTCCCACACTGGATCTGGATGCTTTCCTGCATTCTATAGAGACGCATGATGGGTCAGCGGGCCAGGTTAGCCTGCTATTGCTGCAGGCTGTGCTTGCAGCCGGGACGGCACATGTAGGGCTGGATCATCTTAGAAATGGCGGATATCAGACGCGGAAGCAGGCCCGCACGGCGTTTATGAAGCGAGTTCGG CTCCTCTACAAGTATAACTGCGAGCTGGATCAGATGGTCCTCACGCAATCACTGCTGCTCATCACTTCATGGCAAGATGCCTCTGATGAGCACGGCAAGACATGGTTCTGGATTGATGCCGCCGTTTCCCACGCCTTCGCAGCCGGACTGCATCTGGAGCCCTCAGTAAACAAGCCCAACCTATCAAAGCGAAAGCAAAGGCTGCGTCGCCGAgtctggtggtgctgcttcATCCGCGACCGGCTGCTCTCCCTAGGCATGAAGCGGCTACCGCGAATCAAAGACGGCGATTTCCACGTATCGATGCTCGAAGAAGCCGACTTCCAGCCGGAGCAGATCCgcagcgacgacgaccaCGCCAAATTCGAGGCCATGTGCGTCTACGTCAAGAGCCGTAAGAAGCGCGCCGAGCTGGCCCGCATGTGCGTCGCGCAGGCGACTCTATGCAGGTCCATGAGCTTCTTATCCAGCAGCATGTACGTGGCGCCTCACGACAACTTTTCCAACTTCTCAGAGGCCCGCAAGATGACGCCAGACGGCGAACAGAAATTCACCACGTACATCCGAGACCTGCTGGAGTGGAGAGACGGCCTGCCGGAGAGCGTCTCGTATCGCCCCATCTCGAGCAACGACATTGGCAAGGACGGTAACACGAGCATTTCGATGGACCGTGCGGTGCTGCATATGATTTACAACACGGCTGTGCTGTGCCTTTACCGCTCGCGGTTCATGGTGTTGCTGAACGAGCCGACGGCGTCTAcgatggagaaggagatgtGCAAGATTTACATGCAGCACTCGGCGAAGCGGATAGAGGAAATCTCCAAGAACATTTACGATCACGGCTTGGATCGGTTACTTCCTAGCATGGCGGCGAACATCGCTGTGTCAACCGCCAGCGTTTATCTATTGGAGCTAAAGGGCCATCTTCAGGGCTGTGCAACCGAGCAGAGCTATCGGCAAAGCAGAAAGCTCATGCAATCTATGCATGACATTTATGCAGGCGCTGATTTGTCGAGGGAATCCATTGAATGGGACAAGGAAGACAGCTCGGAAGAGGCCCCTGAGATGGCGGAAGATTATCTCATGGCGGACCAGGATTGGCTCAAGGACTTGGAGGCGGCGACTTGTTGGTTAGTGGCCGAACCTTTCAGGGCAGACAGTTTTCTACAGCATCCTGGAGAGGGATTGGACGTTTTTAATGAGTTTTTTGTTTGTTAA
- a CDS encoding aldehyde dehydrogenase family domain-containing protein: MAPSATEPSTNPLDFQSGFVQIINGKSSPTATTRHGINPATLKAKPEVPLATKEDLDSAVAAAKEAFKKWSKVPYEERKAAVLAFADAIDKQRVEFRDLLISEQGKPIPQADGETNAAIEWIRGMANIKIPEDVIEDNERHTVITRYMPLGVVAAIVPWNFPLLLATGKIAPALLTGNVIIVKPSPFTPYCGLKIVELAQQFFPPGVVQSLSGDDNLGPWLTSHPGIDKISFTGSTQTGKLVMQSASKTLKRVTLELGGNDPAIVFPDVDVDKVAEKVALYAFLNSGQVCLNLKRIYIHESIYEEFRDAMVKHIKAYTLGNGADAGVSHGPLQNSMQYDRVKTFFDDIEKQGWKVAVGGKIEPPTNGFYIAPTVIDRPPENSRIVVEEPFGPIVPLLSWSTEEEVIARANNTTMGLGASIWSNDIEKAARIGREMEAGTVWINTHFEISPIVPFGGHKESGIGAEWGINGLKSFCNVQSMFVNKQVVS; the protein is encoded by the exons ATGGCACCCTCAGCTACCGAGCCTAGCACCAATCCCCTGGACTTCCAGAGCGGCTTTGTCCAGATTATTAACGGCAAAAGCTCGCCCACGGCAACTACCCGCCATGGCATCAACCCAGCAACTCTCAAGGCGAAGCCTGAGGTTCCCTTAGCCACCAAGGAAGACCTCGACAGTGCTGTTGCCGCCGCAAAGGAGGCCTTCAAGAAGTGGTCCAAGGTTCCTTACGAAGAACGCAAGGCTGCCGTGCTGGCATTTGcagatgccattgacaagcaGAGGGTCGAGTTCCGCGACCTGTTGATTTCAGAACAAGGAAAGCCT ATCCCCCAAGCAGATGGCGAAACCAACGCGGCTATCGAGTGGATCAGGGGCATGGCCAACATCAAGATCCCCGAGGATGTCATCGAAGACAACGAGAGACACACCGTCATCACAAGATACATGCCCCTGGGTGTCGTCGCTGCCATTGTTCCCTGGAACTTTCCTCTCTTGCTGGCAACAGGAAAGATTGCCCCTGCTCTGCTCACAGGaaacgtcatcatcgtcaagcCATC ACCTTTCACACCTTACTGTGGGTTAAAGATCGTTGAGCTGGCACAACAGTTCTTCCCACCTGGCGTTGTCCAGTCTCTCAGCGGAGATGACAACCTTGGCCCATGGCTTACATCCCACCCTGGCATCGACAAGATCAGCTTCACTGGCTCAACACAGACCGGAAAGCTGGTTATGCAGAGTGCATCCAAGACTCTGAAGAGAGTGACTCTTGAGCT TGGTGGCAACGACCCAGCCATCGTCTTCCCTGATGTGGATGTCGACAAGGTCGCTGAAAAG GTCGCCCTATACGCCTTCCTCAACTCCGGCCAAGTCTGCCTAAACCTCAAGCGCATCTACATCCACGAATCCATCTACGAAGAATTCCGCGACGCCATGGTCAAGCACATCAAGGCCTACACCCTCGGCAACGGCGCCGACGCCGGCGTCAGCCACGGCCCCCTCCAAAACTCCATGCAGTACGACCGCGTAAAGACCTTCTTCGACGACATCGAGAAGCAGGGCTGGAAGGTCGCCGTCGGCGGCAAGATTGAGCCCCCTACCAACGGATTCTATATTGCTCCTACGGTCATCGATAGACCTCCTGAGAACTCTCGGATTGTCGTTGAGGAGCCGTTTG GTCCCATCGTCCCACTGCTCTCATGGAGCACTGAAGAGGAAGTCATTGCCCGCGCCAACAACACAACCATGGGTCTCGGTGCCTCAATCTGGTCCAACGACATTGAAAAGGCGGCTAGAATTGGTCGTGAAATGGAGGCCGGCACTGTCTGGATCAACACACATTTTGAAATCTCTCCCATTGTGCCCTTTGGTGGACACAAGGAGAGCGGCATCGGCGCCGAGTGGGGAATCAACGGACTCAAGAGCTTCTGCAACGTCCAGTCAATGTTTGTAAACAAGCAGGTCGTAAGCTAG